Proteins encoded within one genomic window of Naumovozyma dairenensis CBS 421 chromosome 6, complete genome:
- the NDAI0F03490 gene encoding uncharacterized protein (similar to Saccharomyces cerevisiae YNL193W; ancestral locus Anc_2.57), with protein sequence MNRTRFISKKKQNHVKHAKKQPITQDDYYIEATELEEQAERWQLSDLKKTLRFYIKAMEFYDYALSQAPDKTTMGSFEVYYNKTRLLLKIFTDFTNNNGYINVFDFIKSTDDLSNLECLISPIEEIVSNFEEGLTRFNDVNVITWDYKFNLLTAYVTLLESSDLTGALLIELLPRFITLTQELIRSQLNELEENRQLFEADNSDADSTGFQQLSPTDKPPSRDGSGVRTNLLENDTEIMEVSDQITTTTIQEVFVNAYKFAETVLETILQNASNTINEIQKNYILDTVLKFCSQLDDMITTTNLFTYFTNDNSLELSELEATKLGIKGITYILQNDLSLLEELLSSTTQVARDQGSLLSVKIDVLQLAISTINEQELSIKWKLSTALSKLLNENKGILSEKRSKLTASMAHGDELSQTVFQLCLILNTSADNEMSRWSIKKNIMLQENQHNENGNRTLEILKKNARTLLTNSTNMSQIQCGLQETIIDKIKRNYIYQQSTLRINDLESGDGTEYINNWLQ encoded by the coding sequence ATGAACAGAACTAGGTTTATAtcgaaaaagaaacaaaaccATGTGAAACATGCTAAGAAACAACCGATTACTCAAGATGACTATTATATAGAAGCAAcagaattagaagaacaagCTGAAAGGTGGCAACTATCAGACTTGAAGAAAACTTTAAGATTTTACATAAAGGCTATGGAATTTTACGATTATGCGTTGAGTCAAGCTCCTGATAAGACGACTATGGGATCATTCGAGGTATATTACAACAAaacaagattattattgaagatattcacagattttacaaataataatggttatattaatgtttttgattttattaaGTCGACCGATGATTTATCAAACCTTGAATGTTTGATTTCAcctattgaagaaattgtttCCAATTTTGAAGAAGGTTTAACCAGATTCAATGACGTTAATGTAATTACATGGGATTATAAGTTCAATTTGTTGACAGCATATGTTACCTTATTGGAATCGTCTGATCTTACTGGAGCTCTGCTTATTGAATTACTACCGCGTTTTATCACTTTGACCCAAGAATTAATCAGGTCtcaattgaatgaattggaGGAGAATAGGCAACTATTCGAAGCAGATAATTCAGACGCTGATTCCACTGGATTTCAACAATTATCACCAACTGATAAGCCCCCTTCAAGAGATGGATCTGGTGTAAGAACTAACCttttagaaaatgatacAGAGATAATGGAGGTATCAGACCAAATAACGACAACAACGATTCAAGAGGTATTCGTAAATGCGTATAAATTCGCCGAAACAGTTTTAGAAACGATATTACAAAATGCAAGTAATACAATCAACGAAATACAGAAAAACTATATTTTAGATACCGTATTGAAGTTCTGTTCTCAACTAGACGATATGATAACCACCACGAATCTTTTCACTTATTTTACGAACGATAATAGTTTAGAATTGTCAGAACTGGAAGCAACGAAATTAGGAATCAAGGGGATTACTTacattttacaaaatgatCTATCATTATTGGAGGAATTGTTATCTAGTACCACCCAAGTTGCAAGAGACCAAGGGTCCCTGTTATCAGTTAAGATAGATGTATTACAACTAGCAATTTCCACAATCAATGAACAAGAACTTTCTATTAAATGGAAACTATCGACTGCTTTAAGCAAGTTACTAAACGAAAATAAGGGTATTCTATCAGAAAAACGTTCTAAGCTGACAGCATCGATGGCGCATGGGGATGAATTAAGTCAAACTGTTTTCCAATTATGTTTGATCTTAAACACATCAGctgataatgaaatgagTAGATGGtcaataaagaagaatataatgtTACAAGAAAATCAACATAATGAGAACGGTAATAGAACCTTAGAAATTCTCAAGAAAAATGCAAGGACGTTATTAACTAATTCGACGAATATGTCGCAAATTCAATGTGGATTACAAGAAACAATCATAGACAAGATCAAGcgaaattatatatatcaacaAAGCACTCTCCGAATCAATGACCTAGAAAGCGGCGATGGCACGGAGTACATTAATAACTGGCTGCAATGA
- the NNR1 gene encoding NADHX epimerase (similar to Saccharomyces cerevisiae YNL200C; ancestral locus Anc_2.49) — MSIKVVSSKLAAEIDKELMGPHIGFTLQQLMELAGFSVAQAITREFPINKADQSLRKKNVFVIAGPGNNGGDGLVAARHLKLFGYNPIVYYPKRSEKQPFYKQLVNQLDFFKVPLLSQEDNDNWMDYLKEEDTVCIVDAIFGFSFKPPMRPPFQDIVDKLVELEDKIPIVSVDIPTGWDVDQGPITERFISPSLLVSLTVPKPCSTFINKKKTSHYIGGRFISREFANKFGFEPFNYESTDQVLKI; from the coding sequence atgtcaaTCAAAGTAGTATCATCAAAGTTAGCAGCagaaattgataaagaattaatggGGCCACATATCGGGTTTACCTTACAACAATTAATGGAATTGGCAGGATTTAGTGTGGCTCAAGCGATAACTCGTGAATTCCCAATAAATAAAGCAGATCAAAGtttaagaaagaaaaacgTTTTCGTCATTGCTGGTCCAGGTAATAATGGTGGTGATGGGCTTGTTGCTGCTAgacatttgaaattatttggTTATAATCCTATTGTTTATTATCCAAAGAGATCTGAAAAACAACCATTTTACAAACAGTTGGTTAATCAGTtggattttttcaaagttcCACTTTTATCTCAAGAGGATAATGACAATTGGATggattatttgaaagaagaagatacGGTATGTATAGTTGATGCCATATTTGGGTTTAGTTTTAAACCGCCAATGAGACCACCATTTCAAGATATCGTTGATAAATTGgttgaattagaagataaGATCCCTATTGTTTCAGTAGATATTCCAACTGGATGGGACGTTGATCAGGGTCCTATCACTGAACGTTTCATTTCACCTAGTTTATTAGTTTCTTTGACGGTTCCTAAACCTTGTTCtacatttattaataagaagaaaacatcTCATTACATTGGCGGTAGATTTATTTCAAGAGAGTTTGCAAATAAGTTTGGATTTGAACCATTTAATTACGAATCGACAGACCAAGTGCTGAAAATTTGA
- the NDAI0F03520 gene encoding uncharacterized protein (similar to Saccharomyces cerevisiae SLZ1 (YNL196C); ancestral locus Anc_2.53): MKQELVKNKRRSRRQSTKDNTNENKIENTSLNTINNNNNNNNNSKKKKKTEFQFKVIPKPTKSPKKSVECGTQTLPSICVSFESIFISEETRRKSVCIGSISEGRLSKRDLKEVDEKRRFSVGDEGSRIVSTEISKEGLSSEVATADINKTVLAFEDNYDKNVLKTIQDLQEAYTEQKRHGKNNTDLPVRINETNTSWPLVPSCCKSRLHQ, translated from the coding sequence ATGAAGCAAGAATTggttaaaaataaaagacGTTCGAGACGTCAATCAACGAAAGATAATACGAATGAGAATAAGATTGAAAATACTTCTTTAAatactattaataataataataataataataataatagcaagaagaaaaagaaaactgAATTCCAATTTAAAGTGATTCCAAAGCCTACTAAGAGTCCTAAAAAATCAGTAGAGTGCGGGACTCAAACTCTACCTTCGATTTGCGTATCCTTTGAAAGCATTTTTATCTCAGAggaaacaagaagaaaaagtgTTTGTATTGGATCAATAAGTGAAGGTAGATTGTCCAAAAGGGATTTAAAGGAAGTTGATGAGAAACGAAGGTTTTCTGTAGGTGACGAAGGCTCTCGGATAGTTTCAACTGAGATATCAAAGGAAGGGTTGAGTTCAGAAGTTGCAACTGCTGATATCAATAAAACAGTTTTAGcttttgaagataattaTGATAAAAACGTTCTAAAAACTATTCAGGATTTGCAGGAAGCATATACTGAGCAAAAGCGACATGGTAAGAATAATACCGATTTACCTGTGCGTATTAATGAAACTAATACTTCATGGCCTTTAGTACCATCTTGTTGCAAAAGTAGGTTAcatcaataa
- the NDJ1 gene encoding Ndj1p (similar to Saccharomyces cerevisiae NDJ1 (YOL104C); ancestral locus Anc_3.82): MPTKHYLREKTRMMESKKSKNEITMIPNGTSYFPTFPIKIEPLKLRQKNYIDNDTPVSNLDFLESVLKMEEFQLTTTDKASQPFEIFKRCHSVNKIFQMESFFHKKNMNRVVTSSDYSFDSTISEGTTMVFKDEETEKEGEERDNKKKTSIEMVKIIITPQALSVQDSSMPINRNWNKIILQYDHYFKSILKKYQEYDGSKIYSNWYFLIESYVETTLRELSIRYLRWVNLTPMISVSSSFLSQLNRILENLPRVFMKRYFLYQKGKGNSIDKFTNSLKNMSKFFANKKRAKIIQQDVIISGIWMDTDNGILILSNCLLNFNPNFFNNSVKATAGICLKEKGRDIIVKKLLFFINFAILHCFINEIQMGSNP, from the coding sequence ATGCCAACTAAACATTATTTGAGagaaaaaacaagaatGATGGAGTCCAAGAAGTCGAAAAACGAGATTACAATGATTCCGAATGGTACTTCTTACTTTCCTACTTTTCCCATCAAAATCGAACCTTTGAAATTAAGacagaaaaattatattgatAACGATACACCTGTATCtaatttggattttttgGAATCCGTTCTAAAAATGGAAGAGTTTCAATTAACTACCACAGATAAGGCATCTCAAccatttgaaatattcaagaGATGTCACTCTGTCAATAAGATCTTTCAAATGGAATCATTTTTCCACAAGAAGAACATGAATAGGGTTGTTACCTCTTCTGATTATAGTTTTGATTCAACGATTTCCGAGGGTACCACCATGGTCTtcaaagatgaagaaactgaGAAAGAGGGAGAAGAAAgagataataaaaagaaaacatccATTGAGATGGTAAAAATTATCATAACACCACAAGCTTTAAGTGTTCAAGATTCTTCAATGCCAATTAACAGGAACTGGAACAAGATCATATTACAATACGatcattatttcaaaagtatattaaagaaatatcaagaatatgatggatcaaaaatatattcgaattggtattttttaattgaatCATACGTGGAAACTACACTTAgagaattatcaattaGATACCTAAGATGGGTAAATTTGACTCCAATGATATCTGtatcttcttcctttctTTCTCAACTCAATAGAATCCTAGAAAATTTACCTAGGGTTTTTATGAAAAGATATTTCCTTTATCAAAAGGGTAAAGGAAATTCAATAGATAAATTTACCAACTCTCTAAAGAATATGAGTAAATTCTTTGCAAACAAAAAGAGGGCCAAAATTATACAGCAAGATGTCATTATAAGTGGGATATGGATGGATACTGATAATGGAATATTAATCTTAAGTAATTGCTTGCTTAATTTTAAcccaaatttttttaataattcagtCAAGGCAACCGCAGGCATTTGCTTGAAGGAAAAGGGGAGAGATATTATAGTAAAAAAACTTCtcttctttatcaattttgCTATCTTACACTGTTTCATTAATGAGATACAAATGGGAAGCAACCCATAG
- the NDAI0F03510 gene encoding uncharacterized protein (similar to Saccharomyces cerevisiae YNL195C and HBT1 (YDL223C); ancestral locus Anc_2.54): protein MEKGGYKPDDEGIHDKPHGHNHVGILPEDCPGPDLLHLKKGEIGIPGCGKASTEQDKLPRHLKDFNADEMVEAQMNENTIPAGCQDTSMKSFSPQIEQSIPGAGCPMAKPHHIEPWSNPSQATTATKGNSNTCDMIESNLLSRSRSDNGNDNDVKDYGFGSGDQSQGYEYQTPRSEQRKEPSHDLSKQTHGLNIVDNSYEPISK, encoded by the coding sequence ATGGAAAAAGGCGGATACAAAcctgatgatgaaggtaTTCATGACAAACCACATGGACACAATCATGTTGGAATCTTGCCTGAAGACTGTCCTGGGCCAGATCTATTACATTTAAAAAAAGGTGAAATTGGTATCCCAGGCTGTGGTAAAGCATCTACTGAGCAGGATAAACTACCAAGACATTTAAAGGATTTTAATGCAGATGAAATGGTGGAGGCTCAAATGAACGAGAACACCATTCCTGCCGGTTGTCAAGATACCTCTATGAAATCTTTCAGTCCACAAATTGAACAATCTATTCCTGGTGCTGGCTGTCCCATGGCAAAACCACATCATATTGAACCATGGAGTAACCCATCTCaagcaacaacagcaacaaaGGGGAATTCGAATACATGTGACATGATTGAGTCTAATTTACTTTCAAGATCAAGATCAgataatggtaatgataatgatgttAAAGACTATGGCTTTGGTTCAGGTGATCAAAGTCAAGGGTATGAATATCAAACGCCAAGGTCTGAACAACGTAAAGAACCTTCTCATGATCTCAGTAAACAAACACATGGGTTGAATATTGTGGATAATTCATATGAACCAATTTCTAAATGA
- the GCR2 gene encoding Gcr2p (similar to Saccharomyces cerevisiae GCR2 (YNL199C); ancestral locus Anc_2.50) — MDNLDFSPLILENQQPITLETSTANNTNTITQPIMHHQAKLDVFIIRGYQLLSNESIININSYVTNSPQTSNNTPIGSSNFMANNDSSSINVIDAIMNGPATTALDNNNNNNNNNNNNVADQKSPTNLSISPAGSSTNNSNNNNPTSGNQYSQLFITLSKLYTAFLSTQLPEERSTSPKSAIELYQRFLQIIKELDLSFEVSPNKRYFNRLDDGLWQIKSESELSTDELWQQISMKILQVYDPQKGTILNSNRNNKKSNNNNNNNNNTTVVTNTTTTNNSTMTSPTDLITNPIVGMDVNSMSTSIDTNVPGILNSFPNTSTIPKEMLPVTNPPVTTKSKRGGATRGGRRKVTKTTRRNNKKESVQPTATNNMSNQQPMTNSNITMNTFDSSSLPQQLQKRLQTISQDVNSRSLNGYYTQPTSPGAGAFEFGLMDNDLYPNFNPMNTSTNNPNIGGGGGNTNSWKRRSLGSLDVNTLDDEAVEELLQLTNSNKKSRMNPIDPTPNNNESTNGMNGNNNKNNNNNNNTSTNNNNIDSKINTPDNNNIRVNSVPEMNNNNNNDNTNELFVDSMIRQLKSSYDVVMSEKDQRINQLERDLELQRQETQWLRKMLIEDMGCVRSLLKDIRK, encoded by the coding sequence ATGGATAACCTTGATTTTAGCCCATTGATTCTTGAAAACCAACAACCTATTACACTCGAAACTTCTACCGCCAACAACACCAATACAATAACTCAACCTATAATGCATCATCAGGCTAAATTAGATGTGTTCATTATTAGAGGATACCAATTACTTTCCAATGAATCCATTATAAATATCAACTCTTACGTCACGAACTCTCCTCAAACCTCTAACAATACACCCATTGGAAGCTCTAATTTTATGgctaataatgattcttcCAGTATCAATGTCATCGATGCCATAATGAACGGACCAGCAACGACCGCACTagataataacaacaacaataataataataataataataatgtcgCAGATCAAAAGAGTCCCACGAACCTAAGTATAAGTCCGGCAGGAAGTAGTACTAATAActctaataataacaatccTACATCTGGTAATCAATATTCTCAATTATTTATCacattatcaaaattatatacAGCATTTTTATCTACTCAATTACCTGAAGAAAGATCAACATCACCCAAGTCAGctattgaattatatcaAAGGTTTTtacaaattattaaagagTTGGATCTAAGTTTCGAAGTTAGTCCCAATAAGAGATATTTCAATCGTTTAGATGATGGACTATGGCAAATTAAATCAGAATCAGAATTAAGCACTGATGAACTTTGGCAACAAATATCTATGAAGATTTTACAAGTTTATGATCCTCAAAAGGGTacaatattaaattcaaatcgtaataataaaaaatcaaataataacaataacaataacaacaatacgACGGTAGTAACTAATACAACGACAACTAATAATTCTACTATGACATCACCGACTGATTTGATAACAAATCCAATAGTAGGGATGGACGTGAATTCCATGTCAACGAGTATTGACACCAATGTGCCAGGAATACTTAATTCATTCCCTAATACTAGTACTATTCCTAAGGAAATGCTTCCAGTGACTAATCCACCTGTGACAACGAAATCGAAAAGAGGAGGTGCAACGAGAGGAGGTAGAAGGAAAGTTACCAAGACAACTCgaagaaacaacaaaaagGAATCAGTACAACCAACAGCGACAAATAATATGTCTAATCAACAACCAATGACAAATTCCAATATAACTATGAATACttttgattcttcttctctgCCCCAACAGTTACAAAAACGATTACAAACTATTTCACAGGATGTGAATTCACGTTCTTTGAATGGTTATTATACTCAGCCTACTAGTCCCGGTGCGGGTGcatttgaatttggattaatggataatgatttatatCCAAATTTTAATCCAATGAATACAAGTACCAATAATCCGAATATAGGAGGAGGGGGAGGTAATACGAATTCTTGGAAACGAAGGTCACTAGGTTCGTTAGATGTGAATACGTTGGATGATGAAGCtgttgaagaattattacaattgacgaattcaaataagaaatcaagGATGAATCCTATTGATCCAActccaaataataatgaatcaacCAATGGCATGAAtggcaacaacaacaaaaacaacaacaacaacaacaataccagtactaacaataataatatcgaTAGCAAAATTAATACTCccgataataataatatacgAGTTAACTCTGTTCCGGAGAtgaacaataacaataataatgataatactaATGAGCTATTTGTAGATTCTATGATTAGACAATTGAAGAGTTCTTATGATGTTGTAATGAGCGAGAAGGACCAAAGGATAAATCAATTGGAAAGGGATTTGGAATTACAAAGACAAGAGACGCAATGGTTAAGGAAAATGttaattgaagatatgGGATGTGTCCGTAGTCTACTGAAAGACATAAGGAAGTGA
- the NDAI0F03500 gene encoding uncharacterized protein (similar to Saccharomyces cerevisiae FMP45 (YDL222C) and YNL194C; ancestral locus Anc_2.55) — MSYKRFVQFLHLFFLLGAGLLVFFLILSGARETGVLKHFYWFQATTYLMTDEGNMTRWYNYRYCSLSWFANQPINCSPSAAATPFSPLDNFGSTRYIPSSFVDHRDTYYYLSRVGWAMLLISLFLIISTIILSIVRLFMMRDRIVSRMTVVFHWLSFFFILLTACLYTGCYAKAKNVFNNAGRAARLGPNNFGFLWTSVFLLLLTSYLASILSSSALDDVWAVNVVKKNPENGQLSSKWRFFGRKNNRNKDKDLENFHDDDYTSIDGETAAGTASGNVILSNSNQANDNEPNSNVQVQKEVTNVEGNNLISIPEQQILSTPGYAYPVEEEEEVDDVIITDPRSIRSDNSNTKVTTTY; from the coding sequence ATGAGTTATAAAAGGTTCGTTCAATTTttacatttattttttttactaGGTGCTGGATTATTAGTATTCTTTTTAATCCTTTCAGGAGCTAGAGAAACTGGTGTTTTAAAACATTTCTATTGGTTCCAAGCAACTACATATCTAATGACTGATGAAGGTAACATGACGCGTTGGTACAACTACAGATATTGCAGCCTCTCTTGGTTCGCAAACCAACCAATAAATTGTTCTCCAAGTGCTGCGGCAACACCTTTCTCTCCGTTAGATAATTTTGGTTCTACAAGGTATATTCCCTCCTCCTTCGTTGATCATAGAGATACTTATTACTATTTATCTAGAGTCGGCTGGGCAATGCTTCTAATTAGTCtatttctaataataagtactattattctttcaatagTACGTTTATTCATGATGAGAGATCGGATAGTCTCTAGAATGACTGTTGTGTTCCATTGGTTatcattcttctttatcCTATTGACTGCTTGCTTGTATACTGGTTGTTACGCAAAGGCGAAAAACGTTTTCAATAATGCGGGAAGAGCGGCGAGATTGGGTCCCAATAATTTCGGTTTCCTATGGACTTCCGTGTTTTTATTACTACTGACTTCTTATCTGGCTAGTATTTTGTCAAGTTCCGCATTGGATGATGTTTGGGCTGTTAATGTTGTTAAGAAAAACCCTGAAAATGGGCAATTGTCTTCCAAATGGAGATTCTTcggaagaaaaaataatagaaataaGGATAAGGatcttgaaaattttcacgATGATGATTACACTTCTATCGATGGAGAAACGGCAGCGGGTACAGCTTCTGGAAATGTTATCCTTTCAAATTCTAACCAGgctaatgataatgaacCTAATTCTAATGTACAAGTGCAAAAAGAAGTTACTAATGTTGAAGGAAATAacttaatttcaattccaGAACAACAGATACTATCAACCCCCGGCTATGCTTATCCTGTggaggaagaagaggaagtTGATGATGTAATTATTACAGATCCACGTTCAATTAGAAGTGACAATAGCAATACAAAAGTTACCACAACCTACTAA
- the WHI3 gene encoding mRNA-binding protein WHI3 (similar to Saccharomyces cerevisiae WHI4 (YDL224C) and WHI3 (YNL197C); ancestral locus Anc_2.52): MQDNSYLFQKPFSVSTENLSFTAVHNLSPNQQANLKLNSTSSIRSNSDTNIKFSATNGHTPSILSDNMNSSAYLSQLVNNNSSQPDVTTDISGNKIEQHSYIIRLSNLPKDLSEREAYAIFALAVEVKSIELITTEEPHSTTNKKDDFHKVSGPIVEAKFDSLPLALQYSSILNMKPDLFNPEFPCHCKVEVIDSSTNQKILINRESVASQQFPPSPLATKNPRLSLPASSRFSFTDPFSSTDYNQYPPPSSQSQTYGQHPVKSNELSQSFLSLENKDINESIWNSTGMPSSINGFASSSKPATPSMEWGNASSTRSQSVAFFSPTSTHNMAMQNGPPVQSNLGMPPIMPMANVPTLQQQQQQQQQQQEQQQKQQSLSSYNSLSHLNDSNTQPMVNNIMHAPHHQTFIPTTNLQNVPNTISSANVNGGSTLMNENDNMNVPINNSNALKGPSSSSSSSKGPQVDLSLLARIPPPANPADQNPPCNTLYVGNLPVDCTEQELRQLFSTQEGFKRLSFRVKNNNSNNVMLSNSNSAAHGPMCFVEFEDIAYATKALAELYGTQLPRATPSNKGGIRLSFSKNPLGVRGPNNRRNQTQTQMQTQNQNPNNLNSLPGNTASGTTLNHFIYSNKAATSSFTNIHS; encoded by the coding sequence ATGCAAGATAATAGCTATCTTTTCCAGAAACCGTTTAGCGTCAGTACAGAAAACCTGTCCTTTACCGCTGTTCATAATTTGTCACCAAACCAACAAGCtaatttaaaattgaaCTCGACGTCATCAATTCGCAGTAATAGCGATACTAATATCAAGTTTTCTGCAACCAACGGGCACACTCCTAGCATATTATCAGACAATATGAATTCTTCTGCTTACTTGTCGCAGTTAGTTAACAACAACTCATCCCAACCTGATGTTACAACCGATATTTCAGGAAACAAAATTGAACAAcattcatatataataaggCTGTCTAATTTACCTAAAGATCTTTCAGAAAGAGAAGCATACGCGATCTTTGCCCTTGCAGTAGAAGTGAAAAGTATTGAACTAATTACTACAGAAGAACCTCATTCAACAACTAATAAGAAGGATGACTTTCACAAGGTTTCAGGACCCATAGTCGAAGCAAAATTCGATTCGTTGCCTTTAGCGCTCCAATActcatcaatattaaatatgaaACCGGATTTATTCAATCCCGAATTCCCATGCCATTGTAAAGTTGAAGTCATCGATTCTTCAACAAATCAAAAGATACTAATAAATAGAGAAAGTGTAGCAAGCCAACAATTTCCCCCATCACCACTTGCAACTAAAAATCCAAGACTTTCTCTTCCCGCATCATCTCGTTTCTCCTTTACTGatccattttcttcaactgATTATAATCAATACCCACCTCCATCTTCTCAATCACAAACATATGGTCAACATCCAGTAAAATCAAACGAATTAAGTCAATCTTTCCTTTCActagaaaataaagacaTCAATGAAAGTATATGGAATTCCACAGGGATGCCATCTAGTATAAATGGATTTGCAAGCTCATCTAAACCGGCCACGCCTTCAATGGAATGGGGGAATGCGTCCTCTACAAGAAGTCAGAGTGTAGCATTCTTTTCACCTACGTCAACTCATAATATGGCCATGCAAAACGGTCCACCTGTACAATCAAATTTAGGAATGCCACCTATCATGCCTATGGCGAATGTACCTACTctacaacaacagcaacaacaacagcagcagcagcaagaacaacaacaaaaacaacaatcaTTATCCTCgtataattcattatctcacttaaatgattcaaatacGCAACCAATGGTGAATAATATTATGCATGCCCCTCATCATCAGACGTTCATTCCAACTACCAATCTACAAAATGTACCCAATACCATCAGCTCGGCAAATGTTAATGGAGGCTCTACTTTAATGAATGAGAACGATAATATGAATGTACCGATTAATAATAGCAATGCTTTAAAGGGTccgtcatcatcatcgtcatcatcaaaaGGTCCTCAAGTAGATTTATCATTACTAGCAAGGATTCCCCCACCTGCTAATCCTGCAGATCAAAATCCACCATGTAACACATTATATGTCGGCAATTTGCCCGTGGATTGTACGGAGCAAGAATTACGACAACTATTCTCCACTCAAGAAGGTTTCAAGAGATTATCTTTTAgagtgaaaaataataattcaaataacGTTATGTTAAGTAATAGTAATTCTGCTGCACATGGACCAATGtgttttgttgaatttgaagatattgcTTATGCGACGAAGGCTCTCGCAGAGCTTTATGGAACTCAACTACCGCGTGCCACACCAAGTAATAAAGGTGGGATTAGATTAAGTTTTTCTAAGAATCCACTGGGAGTTAGAGGCCCAAATAATAGGAGAAATCAAACTCAAACGCAAATGCAAACCCAGAATCAGAATCCAAACAATCTAAACTCATTGCCTGGGAATACTGCATCTGGGACAACGTTGAAccattttatttattctaaTAAGGCAGCTACTTCAAGTTTTACGAACATTCATTCTTAA